The proteins below come from a single Lentimicrobiaceae bacterium genomic window:
- a CDS encoding DUF3089 domain-containing protein produces the protein MNLKLFKIILVPVCSLVILSCQKSTSTNTATVTDYAKGEYWLSLPADNTKDVDIFYVYPTAWFKESQDEPNYCSIDNPMMLMGSQRAFDVQASAFETVGNVFAPYYRQADGVYTLSLSEEQRWDVMSGIPAKDVTAAFDYYIKHYNNGRPYILVGHSQGANVLLCLLQDYMRKNPAVYARMVCAYVIGYPVTADYLNANKHLKFAENADDLGVIISYNTQSPDVVQGANIVVGNNIGTVINPVNWKRDETLATASESLGSYMIVDSAGHFGLVAHFADARIDLAKGVLLCSSVNDSAMFQISGKMGLGVYHSFDIPFYYYNLRENAERRARNFLGQ, from the coding sequence ATGAATCTGAAGTTATTCAAAATTATTTTGGTTCCCGTTTGTTCATTGGTTATCCTGTCGTGCCAAAAATCAACATCCACCAACACTGCAACTGTAACCGATTATGCAAAAGGGGAGTATTGGTTGTCCCTTCCCGCCGATAACACAAAGGATGTCGATATTTTTTATGTTTATCCTACAGCCTGGTTTAAGGAGAGCCAGGACGAACCCAACTATTGTTCCATTGATAATCCAATGATGCTCATGGGCTCGCAACGTGCTTTTGATGTGCAGGCAAGTGCTTTTGAAACTGTTGGGAATGTTTTTGCACCCTATTACCGTCAGGCCGATGGCGTATATACACTTTCACTTTCTGAGGAGCAGAGGTGGGACGTTATGTCAGGAATTCCGGCGAAGGATGTGACAGCCGCTTTTGATTATTACATAAAGCATTACAATAATGGCCGTCCTTATATCCTGGTCGGGCATTCGCAGGGGGCCAATGTATTGTTGTGTTTACTGCAGGACTATATGCGTAAAAATCCTGCCGTTTATGCACGGATGGTGTGTGCATATGTAATCGGATATCCGGTAACTGCTGATTATTTAAATGCAAACAAGCATCTGAAGTTTGCCGAAAATGCGGATGATTTGGGTGTGATCATTTCTTATAACACCCAGTCGCCTGATGTTGTACAAGGGGCAAATATTGTTGTGGGCAATAATATTGGAACAGTGATCAATCCTGTTAACTGGAAAAGGGATGAAACCCTGGCAACGGCATCTGAAAGCCTCGGCTCGTATATGATAGTTGACAGTGCAGGCCACTTTGGGTTGGTGGCTCATTTTGCCGATGCCCGTATTGATTTGGCTAAAGGGGTTTTGTTATGCAGCAGTGTAAACGATAGTGCCATGTTTCAGATTTCAGGAAAAATGGGATTAGGTGTTTATCATAGTTTTGATATCCCTTTTTATTATTATAATCTGCGCGAAAATGCAGAGAGAAGAGCCCGCAATTTTTTGGGACAATAA
- a CDS encoding DUF1801 domain-containing protein produces the protein MNNVDHYISGFPAEVQAILLHIRVIIKESAPEAAENMAYGMPAYKFNGKPLVYFACFKHHIGFYATPSGHQQFSAELAHFKQGKGSVQFPLDKPVPFDLIKRMVEFWVRENLLANPKKGSEKPDK, from the coding sequence ATGAATAACGTTGACCATTATATTTCAGGGTTTCCGGCAGAGGTTCAGGCCATTCTCCTGCACATCAGGGTCATTATCAAAGAATCCGCTCCTGAAGCTGCCGAAAATATGGCATATGGTATGCCTGCTTACAAATTTAATGGCAAACCGCTGGTGTATTTTGCCTGCTTTAAACATCACATCGGGTTTTATGCCACTCCTTCGGGCCACCAGCAGTTTTCAGCTGAGTTGGCTCACTTTAAACAGGGGAAGGGCTCTGTCCAGTTTCCGCTTGATAAACCCGTTCCGTTTGACCTTATAAAACGGATGGTTGAGTTCTGGGTAAGGGAAAATTTATTGGCCAACCCAAAAAAAGGCAGTGAAAAACCGGATAAGTAA